One Brassica napus cultivar Da-Ae chromosome A1, Da-Ae, whole genome shotgun sequence genomic region harbors:
- the LOC106374226 gene encoding uncharacterized protein LOC106374226 isoform X2, whose product MASSITSFDHHLPMSKRRLKSLSLRDYLLDDLSSCSSNGFKSLPRLLEADIKRSGILHRKRCSNCGLAFSHAVKKASTALLSAVKLLPFPSSSVKTPSPSRKKGMFSRSFSRNLWKKLSYREVNNVDDREIEGREQKIQRGRSLTFGEFLKESLDQPSNASFSGEATLSNSTGCDSTSVGSELFTNSEVTQSSGESETSKQNDAVGDGMEETRNRVVVMMSGDCVGSLVSDRSSVNDNREECVNEEKEQLSPISILECTFQDDVVTPHSHQKETHGKKLLRKSRRFETLVRLVPVDLEKRIEQYVERQDYDSHPMVQTEENQSENRATRLFALLKSRLTEEPSQLLASQKVDSLLLDFFREDGNTDTRDEHKLVKIVEEWLMRRQEEEYMFMSWEVEEKREIYVKEMKWGFINGDEQDYVVEELGNGFVTSLIDELILDLSL is encoded by the exons ATGGCGTCCTCGATCACTTCCTTCGATCATCACCTTCCCATGAGCAAGAGACGATTAAAGTCACTGAGTCTGAGAGATTACCTTCTTGATGATCTCAGCTCTTGCTCATCCAACGGCTTCAAATCCCTCCCTCGTCTCCTCGAAGCCGACATCAAACGGTCCGGAATACTCCACCGCAAACGGTGTTCTAACTGCGGGCTGGCGTTTAGCCACGCCGTTAAGAAAGCTTCCACGGCGTTACTCAGCGCCGTTAAACTCTTGCCGTTCCCTTCCTCCTCCGTTAAAACTCCTTCTCCCTCTCGGAAGAAAGGGATGTTCTCGAGGAGCTTCTCTAGAAACCTCTGGAAGAAACTTTCCTACCGTGAAGTTAATAACGTCGACGACAGAGAGATTGAGGGACGTGAACAGAAGATCCAACGAGGGAGATCATTGACATTCGGTGAGTTTCTGAAAGAGAGTCTAGACCAACCGTCCAATGCATCATTTTCCGGTGAAGCGACGTTGTCAAACTCCACCGGCTGTGACTCGACGAGCGTTGGCAGCGAGTTGTTCACGAACTCGGAGGTGACTCAGTCGAGTGGCGAATCTGAGACGTCGAAGCAAAACGACGCCGTGGGAGATGGCATGGAGGAGACAAGAAACAGAGTAGTAGTTATGATGAGTGGGGATTGTGTAGGGTCACTCGTCAGTGACAGATCGTCTGTCAACGACAACAGAGAG GAATGCGTGAACGAAGAGAAAGAACAACTCAGTCCGATATCTATCTTGGAATGCACATTCCAAGATGATGTAGTAACTCCTCATTCGCATCAAAAAG AAACCCATGGGAAGAAGCTATTGAGGAAGAGTCGAAGATTTGAGACTTTGGTACGACTTGTGCCTGTGGATTTAGAGAAACGTATAGAGCAATATGTTGAAAGACAGGATTATGACTCTCATCCCATGGTCCAAACCGAAGAAAATCAATCCGAAAACCGAGCAACCCGTTTGTTTGCTCTACTGAAGTCTAGATTGACTGAGGAACCGAGCCAGTTACTGGCGTCTCAGAAAGTAGACAGTCTTTTGCTAGATTTTTTCAGAGAAGACGGGAATACTGACACAAGAGACGAGCATAAGTTAGTGAAGATTGTTGAGGAATGGCTGATGAGGAGACAAGAAGAAGAGTATATGTTTATGAGTTGGGAAgtggaagagaagagagagatttATGTGAAGGAAATGAAATGGGGTTTTATCAATGGTGATGAGCAAGACTATGTAGTTGAAGAGTTGGGGAATGGTTTTGTTACTTCCTTGATTGATGAACTTATTCTTGATTTATCACTATGA
- the LOC106374226 gene encoding uncharacterized protein LOC106374226 isoform X1 has translation MASSITSFDHHLPMSKRRLKSLSLRDYLLDDLSSCSSNGFKSLPRLLEADIKRSGILHRKRCSNCGLAFSHAVKKASTALLSAVKLLPFPSSSVKTPSPSRKKGMFSRSFSRNLWKKLSYREVNNVDDREIEGREQKIQRGRSLTFGEFLKESLDQPSNASFSGEATLSNSTGCDSTSVGSELFTNSEVTQSSGESETSKQNDAVGDGMEETRNRVVVMMSGDCVGSLVSDRSSVNDNREECVNEEKEQLSPISILECTFQDDVVTPHSHQKVFTETHGKKLLRKSRRFETLVRLVPVDLEKRIEQYVERQDYDSHPMVQTEENQSENRATRLFALLKSRLTEEPSQLLASQKVDSLLLDFFREDGNTDTRDEHKLVKIVEEWLMRRQEEEYMFMSWEVEEKREIYVKEMKWGFINGDEQDYVVEELGNGFVTSLIDELILDLSL, from the exons ATGGCGTCCTCGATCACTTCCTTCGATCATCACCTTCCCATGAGCAAGAGACGATTAAAGTCACTGAGTCTGAGAGATTACCTTCTTGATGATCTCAGCTCTTGCTCATCCAACGGCTTCAAATCCCTCCCTCGTCTCCTCGAAGCCGACATCAAACGGTCCGGAATACTCCACCGCAAACGGTGTTCTAACTGCGGGCTGGCGTTTAGCCACGCCGTTAAGAAAGCTTCCACGGCGTTACTCAGCGCCGTTAAACTCTTGCCGTTCCCTTCCTCCTCCGTTAAAACTCCTTCTCCCTCTCGGAAGAAAGGGATGTTCTCGAGGAGCTTCTCTAGAAACCTCTGGAAGAAACTTTCCTACCGTGAAGTTAATAACGTCGACGACAGAGAGATTGAGGGACGTGAACAGAAGATCCAACGAGGGAGATCATTGACATTCGGTGAGTTTCTGAAAGAGAGTCTAGACCAACCGTCCAATGCATCATTTTCCGGTGAAGCGACGTTGTCAAACTCCACCGGCTGTGACTCGACGAGCGTTGGCAGCGAGTTGTTCACGAACTCGGAGGTGACTCAGTCGAGTGGCGAATCTGAGACGTCGAAGCAAAACGACGCCGTGGGAGATGGCATGGAGGAGACAAGAAACAGAGTAGTAGTTATGATGAGTGGGGATTGTGTAGGGTCACTCGTCAGTGACAGATCGTCTGTCAACGACAACAGAGAG GAATGCGTGAACGAAGAGAAAGAACAACTCAGTCCGATATCTATCTTGGAATGCACATTCCAAGATGATGTAGTAACTCCTCATTCGCATCAAAAAG TATTTACAGAAACCCATGGGAAGAAGCTATTGAGGAAGAGTCGAAGATTTGAGACTTTGGTACGACTTGTGCCTGTGGATTTAGAGAAACGTATAGAGCAATATGTTGAAAGACAGGATTATGACTCTCATCCCATGGTCCAAACCGAAGAAAATCAATCCGAAAACCGAGCAACCCGTTTGTTTGCTCTACTGAAGTCTAGATTGACTGAGGAACCGAGCCAGTTACTGGCGTCTCAGAAAGTAGACAGTCTTTTGCTAGATTTTTTCAGAGAAGACGGGAATACTGACACAAGAGACGAGCATAAGTTAGTGAAGATTGTTGAGGAATGGCTGATGAGGAGACAAGAAGAAGAGTATATGTTTATGAGTTGGGAAgtggaagagaagagagagatttATGTGAAGGAAATGAAATGGGGTTTTATCAATGGTGATGAGCAAGACTATGTAGTTGAAGAGTTGGGGAATGGTTTTGTTACTTCCTTGATTGATGAACTTATTCTTGATTTATCACTATGA